In a genomic window of Streptomyces sp. NBC_01231:
- a CDS encoding LacI family transcriptional regulator: MPSGAEQRVTLRDVATAAGVSTATVTRTLQNSPRVEPATRQRVMEQVRRLGYSPNPIARDLRYGRREAAVGLVTAGFTNLFQAGVASGAERELRRADLQLIIGSTDDTPEREPELARAMIDRRVSALLMMPDGDHRDFLAPEHTYGTPVVLVGRPATGLAADVVMTDDDQAVQQATEHLIELGHRRIAALVGRLDSFRSAQRLSGHRAALARRRLPEDPHLTVGDLTTPAQARDALTRLLCSPSPPTAVLGLNLGISTGILIERLAGHHTFAFIGLDENELSKGLGVSAVVRDPQEVGRQAARLAIDRIADPDRPPRTITVPSTLVHRGTGETKPARSGA; this comes from the coding sequence ATGCCGAGCGGCGCGGAACAACGAGTCACCCTGCGTGACGTCGCGACGGCGGCCGGCGTGAGCACCGCCACCGTGACCCGGACGCTGCAGAACTCCCCCCGGGTGGAGCCCGCCACCCGCCAACGCGTCATGGAACAGGTCCGGCGCCTCGGCTACTCGCCCAACCCCATCGCACGCGATCTGCGCTACGGACGCCGGGAGGCAGCCGTAGGACTGGTCACCGCCGGCTTCACCAACCTCTTCCAGGCGGGCGTCGCCTCCGGCGCCGAACGGGAACTGCGCCGGGCGGACCTGCAGCTGATCATCGGCTCGACGGATGACACCCCCGAGCGCGAACCAGAACTGGCCCGGGCCATGATCGATCGCCGTGTCAGTGCGCTGCTGATGATGCCCGACGGCGACCACCGCGACTTCCTCGCCCCCGAGCACACGTACGGCACCCCCGTGGTCCTGGTGGGCCGTCCCGCGACGGGACTTGCCGCCGACGTCGTGATGACCGACGACGATCAGGCCGTCCAGCAGGCCACCGAGCATCTCATCGAGCTCGGACACCGTCGTATCGCCGCGCTCGTCGGCCGCCTGGACAGCTTCCGCTCCGCCCAGCGCCTCAGCGGGCATCGCGCCGCTCTCGCCCGACGCCGACTCCCCGAGGACCCGCACCTGACCGTCGGCGACCTCACCACCCCCGCACAGGCCCGTGACGCGCTCACGCGACTGTTGTGCTCGCCCTCACCGCCGACCGCCGTCCTCGGCCTCAACCTCGGCATCAGCACCGGCATCCTCATCGAACGCCTCGCCGGACATCACACCTTCGCCTTCATCGGTCTCGACGAGAACGAGCTTTCCAAGGGCCTCGGCGTCTCCGCCGTCGTCCGCGACCCCCAGGAAGTCGGCCGCCAGGCAGCGCGCCTGGCCATCGACCGCATCGCCGACCCCGACCGGCCACCCCGTACCATCACCGTCCCCAGCACCCTCGTCCATCGCGGCACCGGGGAAACGAAACCCGCACGCAGCGGGGCCTGA
- a CDS encoding aminoglycoside phosphotransferase family protein: protein MATERTADTRPAIDIELVQRLVDAQFPQWAQLPLELLDPAGSDHVIYRLGEELTVRLPRHAGAIGQARKEFEWLPRLAPHVPLAIPEPVGVGEPDFGYPWPWSVSRWLHGEVATVEALAGSSRTAVELAEFLTALQRFAPADIPVGAARGDLTVQPLADRDRATRAAIAEVDGRFDTAAMTELWDAALGAPGWERPPVWFHGDFHTGNLLTVDGRLSAVIDFGGLGIGDPACDLTIAFTLMSAGSRAAFRAALGVDDATWTRGRGWALTTGLNAYTSYAAVNPRVAASTTRQITEALIG, encoded by the coding sequence TTGGCAACCGAGAGAACCGCGGACACCCGTCCGGCGATCGATATTGAACTGGTCCAGCGCCTGGTCGATGCGCAGTTCCCGCAGTGGGCCCAGCTGCCTCTCGAACTGCTCGACCCGGCCGGGTCGGACCATGTGATCTACCGGCTGGGCGAGGAGCTGACCGTCCGGCTGCCCCGTCATGCCGGCGCCATCGGGCAGGCCAGGAAGGAGTTCGAGTGGCTGCCCCGGCTCGCCCCGCACGTGCCGCTGGCCATCCCGGAACCGGTGGGAGTGGGTGAGCCCGACTTCGGCTACCCGTGGCCGTGGTCGGTGTCCCGCTGGTTGCACGGCGAGGTCGCCACCGTCGAGGCATTGGCCGGCTCGTCGCGGACTGCCGTCGAGCTGGCGGAGTTCCTGACCGCCCTTCAGCGGTTCGCGCCCGCGGACATCCCGGTCGGGGCCGCCCGCGGGGACCTCACCGTCCAGCCGCTGGCCGACCGCGACCGCGCGACGCGGGCCGCCATCGCGGAGGTTGACGGCAGATTCGATACCGCGGCCATGACAGAGCTGTGGGACGCGGCGCTGGGTGCCCCCGGATGGGAGCGCCCTCCGGTCTGGTTCCACGGTGACTTCCACACCGGCAACCTGCTGACCGTCGACGGACGCCTCAGCGCGGTCATCGACTTCGGAGGGCTCGGCATCGGCGACCCGGCCTGCGACTTGACCATCGCGTTCACCCTGATGTCGGCCGGGAGTCGGGCTGCCTTCCGGGCCGCGCTCGGCGTGGACGACGCCACGTGGACCCGGGGCCGCGGATGGGCTTTGACCACCGGTCTGAACGCCTACACCTCCTACGCCGCCGTCAACCCCCGGGTCGCCGCATCGACCACCCGGCAGATCACCGAGGCGCTGATCGGCTGA